One stretch of Cystobacter fuscus DSM 2262 DNA includes these proteins:
- a CDS encoding ketopantoate reductase family protein, giving the protein MNDKPRVLLVGAGAVGQVFGKYLRAAGCELSFLVKEKYAEEARRGYTLYELGSRQRAPEPTHLSGLDVLVSAPEAARRRFDQVWLCVSSTALRAGDWVEQLARHTGEATWVMLQPALDDRDFLLRFIPPERLVSGMIPFLSFHAPLRPEDTFPPSGTAFWFPPLARGLFSGPPERLGAVLRTLRAGGYPASATGDATRAAALPTAVLTVTVAGLEAAGWRFERFLQPDSLERVHRAAREAVRIVARHTGAKASFVLPLLRPTLFKALLPVASRVVPIDLETYLRVHFTKVGDQGRAILSTYIALGKSAGQPVRYLQEFQG; this is encoded by the coding sequence ATGAACGACAAACCTCGAGTCCTGCTCGTGGGAGCGGGAGCCGTGGGCCAGGTGTTCGGCAAGTACCTGCGGGCCGCGGGCTGTGAGCTGTCCTTCCTCGTGAAGGAGAAGTACGCGGAGGAGGCCCGACGGGGCTACACGCTGTACGAGCTGGGCTCTCGCCAGCGCGCGCCCGAGCCCACCCACCTGTCCGGCCTCGACGTCCTCGTGTCGGCGCCGGAGGCCGCGCGGCGGCGCTTCGATCAGGTGTGGCTGTGCGTCTCCTCCACGGCCCTGCGCGCGGGAGACTGGGTGGAGCAGCTCGCCCGGCACACCGGGGAGGCCACCTGGGTGATGCTCCAGCCCGCGCTCGATGACCGCGACTTCCTCCTGCGCTTCATCCCCCCCGAGCGGCTCGTCTCCGGGATGATTCCCTTCCTCAGCTTCCACGCCCCCCTGCGGCCGGAAGACACCTTCCCCCCCTCCGGCACGGCCTTCTGGTTTCCTCCCCTCGCGCGAGGACTGTTCAGCGGCCCACCGGAGCGCCTCGGGGCCGTGCTGCGCACGCTCCGGGCCGGGGGATATCCGGCGAGCGCCACCGGGGATGCCACCCGCGCGGCGGCCCTTCCCACCGCGGTGCTCACCGTGACGGTGGCCGGGCTGGAAGCGGCGGGGTGGCGCTTCGAGCGCTTCCTCCAGCCGGACTCCCTGGAGCGGGTGCATCGCGCCGCACGGGAAGCCGTGCGCATCGTCGCCCGGCACACGGGGGCGAAGGCCTCTTTCGTGCTGCCGCTGCTCCGGCCCACCCTGTTCAAGGCGCTCCTGCCGGTGGCCTCCCGGGTCGTGCCCATCGACCTGGAGACCTACCTGCGCGTCCACTTCACCAAGGTGGGCGACCAGGGCCGGGCCATCCTGAGCACCTACATCGCGCTGGGCAAGAGCGCGGGGCAGCCGGTGCGCTACCTCCAGGAGTTCCAGGGCTGA
- a CDS encoding STAS/SEC14 domain-containing protein: MPASRNIEIDESLWPLLTIRYRGVTTTSQYAELLAARSRYLDRRERHLILHDMSQSSPTNSGEQRRLQVEWMKLEDARMRQWVVGIAFVTDSLPLRLLLSVIQHVRPLTMPHAIFPRMSEALPWVSAQLRQSGLECGGPSLLEHFGLEHGRSVG; the protein is encoded by the coding sequence GTGCCCGCGTCCCGGAACATCGAAATCGACGAGTCGCTCTGGCCCCTGCTCACCATCCGGTACAGGGGCGTCACGACGACTTCGCAATACGCGGAGCTGCTCGCCGCGAGGAGCCGGTACCTCGATCGCCGCGAACGGCACCTGATTCTCCATGACATGAGCCAGTCGAGCCCCACCAACTCGGGAGAGCAGCGCCGCCTCCAGGTGGAGTGGATGAAGCTGGAGGACGCGCGGATGCGCCAGTGGGTGGTGGGCATCGCCTTCGTCACCGACTCCCTGCCGCTGCGGCTGCTGTTGAGCGTCATCCAACACGTGCGCCCCCTCACCATGCCCCATGCCATCTTCCCCCGGATGTCCGAGGCACTGCCCTGGGTCTCGGCCCAGCTGCGACAGTCCGGACTCGAGTGCGGGGGCCCCTCGCTCCTCGAGCACTTCGGCCTGGAGCACGGCAGGAGCGTGGGCTGA
- a CDS encoding ABC transporter substrate-binding protein, producing the protein MRGGLLAVGLSVLCVAAAGCKKEQPAQGAAAKQDAAHPLRVGFFPNITHAQALVGNDSGAFQQAVPGVELKMFNAGPAAMEALTAGSLDASYVGTGPAINTFLKGGRELRVIAVAVDSGAVLVTKTARTPAQLKDKTLASPQLGNTQDIALRHWLGQQGLKVNRDVTVTPLSNPDILGLFIHGKLEGAWVPEPWGARMVAEGGGHILLDERQVWPQRRFHTTVLVTTRQALEQQREPLKKLLRVHVELTRQWQREPETFIPRVNAAFGKVTGKPLAETILRDAFSRLEPAMDVMPDQLQQAAEHARQLQFIPSSDLSGMVDTSLLEEVLRESPAP; encoded by the coding sequence ATGCGCGGTGGACTTCTGGCGGTAGGTCTCTCGGTCCTGTGTGTGGCGGCGGCCGGTTGCAAGAAGGAGCAGCCGGCACAGGGGGCGGCGGCGAAGCAGGACGCGGCGCATCCGCTCCGGGTGGGCTTCTTCCCCAACATCACCCATGCCCAGGCCCTGGTGGGCAATGACTCGGGGGCCTTCCAGCAGGCGGTGCCGGGCGTGGAGCTGAAGATGTTCAACGCGGGCCCCGCCGCCATGGAGGCGCTCACCGCAGGCTCGCTCGACGCCTCGTACGTGGGCACCGGCCCCGCCATCAACACCTTCCTCAAGGGCGGACGGGAGCTGCGCGTCATCGCCGTGGCGGTGGACTCCGGCGCGGTGCTGGTGACGAAGACGGCGCGCACCCCCGCGCAGCTCAAGGACAAGACGCTCGCCAGCCCCCAGCTCGGCAACACCCAGGACATCGCGCTGCGCCACTGGTTGGGCCAGCAAGGATTGAAGGTCAACCGCGACGTCACCGTCACCCCGCTGTCCAATCCGGACATCCTCGGCCTGTTCATCCACGGCAAGCTCGAGGGCGCCTGGGTACCCGAGCCGTGGGGCGCGCGCATGGTCGCCGAGGGCGGCGGCCACATCCTCCTGGACGAGCGCCAGGTGTGGCCCCAGCGGCGCTTCCATACCACCGTGCTCGTGACGACACGCCAGGCGCTCGAGCAGCAGCGCGAGCCCCTCAAGAAGCTGCTGCGCGTCCACGTGGAGCTCACCCGGCAGTGGCAACGCGAGCCCGAGACCTTCATCCCCCGCGTCAACGCGGCCTTCGGCAAGGTGACCGGCAAGCCGCTGGCCGAGACCATCCTGCGCGATGCCTTCTCCCGGCTCGAGCCCGCGATGGACGTCATGCCGGATCAGCTCCAACAAGCCGCCGAGCACGCGCGGCAACTGCAGTTCATCCCCAGCTCCGACCTGTCGGGCATGGTGGACACCTCGCTGCTGGAGGAGGTGCTGCGCGAGAGCCCGGCGCCCTGA
- a CDS encoding ABC transporter permease — MVLVGLLGVWALLAHFGPWPHHLFPGPRAVADSLWAMTRDGRLWDALARSMGRLAQGYGISVLIGVPLGLAMGRIALVRRTLRPLVVGLQALPSICWLPLALLWFGLTETSIIFVVVMGSVLAISIAVEDGVMSVDPLLLRVASTYGIRGARFYGGVLLPAALPGIVTGLKLGWSFAWRALMAGELLYVSGGLGQLLTMGRELMETAQVMAVMVCIILVGTLIDRVLFQTVETRVRRRWGLVSG, encoded by the coding sequence ATGGTCCTCGTGGGGTTGTTGGGCGTGTGGGCGCTGCTGGCCCACTTCGGTCCCTGGCCGCACCACCTGTTCCCGGGCCCGAGGGCGGTCGCTGACAGCCTCTGGGCGATGACGCGGGATGGACGGCTGTGGGACGCGCTCGCGCGCTCCATGGGCCGGCTCGCGCAGGGCTATGGCATCTCCGTGCTCATCGGGGTTCCCCTGGGGCTCGCCATGGGGCGCATCGCGCTCGTGCGGCGCACCCTGCGGCCGCTGGTGGTGGGCCTGCAGGCCCTGCCCTCCATCTGCTGGCTGCCGCTGGCGCTGCTGTGGTTCGGCCTGACGGAGACCTCCATCATCTTCGTGGTGGTGATGGGCTCGGTGCTGGCCATCTCCATCGCGGTGGAGGACGGGGTGATGAGCGTGGACCCGCTGCTCTTGCGCGTGGCCTCCACGTACGGCATCCGCGGCGCGCGCTTCTACGGCGGCGTGCTCTTGCCCGCGGCCCTGCCGGGCATCGTCACCGGGCTCAAGCTGGGCTGGAGCTTCGCCTGGAGGGCGCTCATGGCCGGAGAGCTGCTGTACGTCTCCGGGGGCCTCGGCCAATTGCTCACCATGGGACGCGAGCTGATGGAAACGGCCCAGGTGATGGCGGTGATGGTGTGCATCATCCTCGTGGGCACCCTCATCGACCGGGTCCTCTTCCAGACCGTGGAGACGCGCGTGCGGCGCCGCTGGGGTCTGGTCTCGGGGTGA
- a CDS encoding ATP-binding cassette domain-containing protein has protein sequence MNESLSGPWQTRDSLSTRRHDNTLATAPSSLAHYIHRLRRAHARGGMQAIEQVMRESRLPHGLVEPYALLQPGRYTRTLVYRDEDMEVIVLGWGRGSRAPVHGHDGQDCCLMTVAGELEVEDYRLVAGGKAPGYALVERVGPRRTLLPGALDSRDALQDLHAVRPGARGGQAISLHVYCRPIDTCLVYDPLHSSCELRQLRYDRAMSLADPAASRTSASQAVQPTPGPFSRLWRTLFRGMRQVKETVKETLVPARVGEDSAKIAVKGMQHRYANKVVALQDVNLNIRSGEFVCLLGPSGCGKSTLLYALAGHIRPTGGHVRLDGKEIKGPGPDRLLMFQEAALFPWLTVRQNLEFVLAARGLSKAERTERASRFIRYVQLDGFENTLPHELSGGMRMRTALARALAVNSQVMLMDEPFGSLDAQTRQHMHELLQRVWMETRKTIVFVTHDVTEALMLANRVVVMAPRPGRILQDLEVRLPMPRGPDDPALVELARRIRVMLKASESMTGPGAPGERGVHHEGVAPGTKADGPRGVVGRVGAAGPLRSLAAPPVPGPEGGR, from the coding sequence ATGAACGAAAGCCTCAGCGGTCCGTGGCAGACAAGGGACTCGCTCTCCACCCGACGGCACGACAACACCCTCGCCACCGCGCCTTCATCCCTGGCGCACTACATCCACCGGCTTCGGCGGGCCCACGCCCGGGGAGGCATGCAGGCCATCGAGCAGGTGATGCGCGAGAGCCGCCTGCCGCACGGGCTGGTGGAGCCCTATGCCCTGCTGCAACCGGGCCGGTACACGCGCACGCTCGTGTACCGGGACGAGGACATGGAGGTCATCGTGCTCGGGTGGGGCCGCGGTTCGCGCGCGCCCGTGCATGGGCATGACGGCCAGGACTGCTGCCTGATGACGGTGGCCGGCGAGTTGGAGGTGGAGGACTACCGGCTCGTGGCGGGAGGCAAGGCGCCGGGCTACGCCCTCGTCGAGCGCGTGGGGCCGCGCCGGACCCTGCTGCCCGGAGCCCTGGACTCCCGTGACGCCCTCCAGGATCTGCACGCGGTGCGCCCGGGCGCGCGCGGCGGCCAGGCCATCTCGCTGCACGTCTACTGCCGTCCCATCGATACCTGCCTCGTCTATGACCCCCTCCACTCGAGCTGTGAACTGCGCCAGTTGCGCTACGACCGAGCCATGAGCCTCGCCGACCCCGCCGCCTCGCGCACGTCTGCCTCCCAGGCCGTCCAGCCCACTCCGGGACCCTTCTCCCGCCTGTGGCGCACCCTGTTCCGGGGCATGCGCCAGGTGAAGGAGACCGTGAAGGAAACGCTGGTGCCCGCCCGCGTGGGCGAGGACTCGGCGAAGATCGCCGTCAAGGGCATGCAGCACCGCTACGCCAACAAGGTGGTGGCGCTCCAGGACGTCAATCTCAACATCCGCTCGGGCGAGTTCGTCTGCCTCCTGGGCCCCTCGGGCTGCGGCAAGTCCACCCTGCTGTACGCGCTGGCGGGCCACATCCGCCCCACCGGCGGCCACGTGCGCCTGGACGGCAAGGAAATCAAGGGCCCCGGGCCGGACCGCCTGCTGATGTTCCAGGAGGCGGCGCTCTTCCCGTGGCTCACGGTGAGGCAGAACCTGGAGTTCGTGCTCGCCGCCCGGGGCCTGTCCAAGGCCGAGCGCACCGAGCGCGCCAGCCGCTTCATCCGCTACGTGCAGTTGGATGGCTTCGAGAACACCCTGCCCCATGAGCTGTCGGGGGGAATGAGGATGCGCACGGCGCTCGCCCGGGCGCTGGCGGTCAACTCGCAGGTGATGCTGATGGACGAGCCCTTCGGCTCGTTGGACGCGCAGACGCGCCAGCACATGCACGAGCTGCTGCAGCGCGTGTGGATGGAGACGCGCAAGACGATCGTCTTCGTCACCCACGACGTCACCGAGGCGCTGATGCTGGCCAACCGGGTGGTGGTGATGGCACCCCGGCCCGGACGCATCCTCCAGGACCTGGAGGTGCGACTGCCCATGCCCCGGGGCCCGGACGACCCCGCCCTGGTGGAGCTGGCGCGGCGCATCCGCGTGATGCTCAAGGCGAGCGAGTCCATGACTGGCCCGGGCGCTCCGGGTGAACGGGGAGTGCACCATGAAGGTGTGGCACCTGGGACAAAAGCTGATGGTCCTCGTGGGGTTGTTGGGCGTGTGGGCGCTGCTGGCCCACTTCGGTCCCTGGCCGCACCACCTGTTCCCGGGCCCGAGGGCGGTCGCTGA